A stretch of DNA from uncultured Methanobrevibacter sp.:
AGATTGTCGATGTTGATGAGGATTTAATCTATGATTTATGCGACCGTGATCCTGACAGGCTTGAGCCTTTGGGATATTTTAAAAATATCAAGGAACTTGAAAACTATTTATCAGATACCATAACAAACAATGAACTTGATTTGGAACTTGATTCTCCGGAACTGAAAAATAAAATCCAAAATGCCATTGATTCAGTTGAATTTTCCGGTGAGGATTATTATATTTCAATCGGTGACGGCATTGGTGAGGATGGCACTCGCATAGCCAGCTGGTTTGATTCACTGAGACGTGAATATAACAGTTCCTCAAAGGATAATGTTTGGGTTTTGGCTGTTACCGGATACGATCCTTATGAACTGTCCCTGACAGGCAGAACTTTATCTTACGTTTTGGCAGATATTTTAAACGTAACTGAGGCATCACTGGACAATTTGATTCCAAATAAGAATCGTATAACCATTGAAGAATGGAATGAAATTTTAGATAAGGTATATAAGAAAAACAAAATCTATTTGGGTTTAAATAGAGTTGTTTAACTATACTTCTCCTTTTTTGAATTCACTCGGCGTGAAATATGAAACGTTTGCCAGGTTATTTTTGATGAGTTCCTGGTTTATATCGCAATCATCTGTGTATACTATAGCCAGTGTTCTGTCATAGTTATCTTTTGGTTTTTCATCGTCAATATTGAGATATACTGTTTTTCCAAGGCACTTTTCCACAACGAAATTCTTTGCCTGACTGATTTCAGGTTCCTGTGAAGGTATCTTGACCTGTGTCATCTGCACTCGTCCTACACCGTATACCTGTATTGTATTGCCGTCGATAACCTCAATGCATTTTCCGGCTTTTTCATAATGCACGGTCTTGTTGTTTATGGTTAGGGTTCCAGTCTGGTTTTCCTGTGTGTTTGTATCGCCTAAAAATACATTGGCCAGTGTCAGAACGGTTGTTACCAGAAATATGATTAGTAATATTATTGATATGGTTTTCTTGTTCATTTTGCATGCTCACAGTCGTTTTTGAATCTGCATGATCGGCATTTTTTAGGATTTTTTGTCGCAATGAATGGTTTTGTACCTTCAAAGAGTCCATGCATTCTGTCAATTGTGAATTTGATTTGTTTTTCAATGTCAGGAGTGAATACCTCAATCCAAAAGAGGTTATCAGTTCCCCTTTCCCTGAGTGCCGCCTTGATTTTTCTATCGTCACCGGTCATCTCCTTATATGCAAGGCAGTATGCCCTTACCTGATTCATTGTTGATTCATAAGGGGTTCTTCCAGGTTTGTCATCGATTATGACAATTTCTTCAGGTTTCATCCAGATTTCATCGATATATCCTCTTATTCCGTATTCCGGAGCCACAACAAATACTTCCCTTGACATTGATGCGCTTTCCTTTGAAGCTTCAACGGCATCCTCAAATGTGGAGGGTGTTGCGTCCTGTTTGAAGATTTCTTCAAGCTGGTTGTGAATGTTGCTTCCCTGTGTCATTGCTGCTGTAGGTTGTGTTTTGATACCTTTCATGTACTCTAGATATATCTGGTATTCGCAGTATCCTTGTTGGTTGAGCCAACTAATTGGGAAATTGTTTTTACCTTCGATTATTTGAAGACCTTTTATTGAAGGATGTTCTTTAATTTCATATTCCTTTTCATATTCGGTAATGTTTTTTTGTTCCATATTTTAATATTTGTAATAAACAATAAAGTATTTAATTGTTTTAAATTCAAAATTATCCTTATGCATTTTGTAAGGGCAAAGGGTATTTTCACCTCGGACTATGGAATCAACATTTATCGCGGATGCACCCACGGTTGCATATACTGCGATTCAAGAAGTGATGTGTATCAGATGAACCATAAGTTTGAGGATATTGAGGTAAAGGAAAATGCTCCTGAACTGCTTAAAAGGGAACTGATTAGGCGTAAGCCATTCATGATAGGAACTGGGGCAATGACAGATCCTTATATTCCACTTGAAAAAAGGCTTAAGAATGTAAGAAAGTGTCTTGAGCTGATTTACAGGTACGGATTCGGTTTTGCATGCCTTACAAAATCTGATCTTGTTTTAAGGGATATTGACCTTTTGAAAAAAATCAATGAAAAGACAAAGGTCGTGGTTCAGATAACCATAACAACTGCCGACGATGATTTGTCCAGGATTATCGAGCCTCACGTATGTCCTACCTCAAGACGCATTGAAGTTCTAAAAAAGTTAAAGGAGAATGGTATTCCAACGGTCGTGTGGCTGTGTCCTATACTGCCCCACATTAACGATACTGAGGAGAATATTAATCTTATTCTGGACGCCTGCATTGAAAATGAGGTTAAGGGCGTATTGAATCTGGGCATGGGATTGTCCCTAAGGGAGGGAAACCGGGAATACTTCTACAAAAAGCTTGATGAAAAGTTTCCTGGGCTTAAGAAAAGATACATTGAGGAGTTTGGCGACAGCTACTTCATTCACAGCTCAGACAACCGAAGGTTAAGGGCGATACTTAAAAGAAGATGCAATGAGCACGGCATACTGCACAATCAGGATGAGATATTTGAGTATATGCACAGGTTTCCTGAAAAATCAGTTCAGACAACATTGTTCTAAAGTGTTAAATAACTATTTTTTCAAATATTATATATGATGAAATTCAATGATTTGAATATTTTACCCGAAATTAAGGACTCTTTAGATGAACTGGGGTTTTCCAAACTGACCCCAATTCAGAAACTGGTCATTCCAAAAGCCTTGGATGGCATTGATTTGATCGGTCAGGCACAAACAGGTTCTGGTAAAACATTTGCATTTGCAGTACCTATTATTGAAAAGATTTTTATTCCAGACAGGTCTCCACAGGCAATTGTTTTGTGTCCCACAAGGGAACTTTCAATGCAGGTTGCTTCTGAAATTGAGAAATTGGGCTCAAAAATCAAGAAATTAAAGGTTTTGGCCGTTTATGGTGGTCAGCCCATCGGCAAACAGACAAGAGTACTGAAAAAGGGAGTTCATGTTGTTGTAGGAACTCCTGGTCGTGTAATTGATCATATTGAAAGGGGAAACCTTGATTTGATCGGTATTGAACGTGTGGTTGTTGATGAAGCCGATGAAATGTTGGAGATGGGATTTAGAGAGGACATTGAAACAATTCTTGCAAGAACTCCCCGCCAAAGGCAAACCTTACTTTTCTCAGCAACAATTCCCGCTGAAATCAAGCAGATTGCAAAAAAATATCAAAAGGATCCTGAATTTATTAAGGTGTCTGATAGCCGTAAAAACATTCCTAAAATAACACAATATGCATTCAAATGTGATATCAAGGAAAAGTTCAATGGCTTGACTCGTCTGATTGAAGCATATGATGTTAAAATGGCATTGATTTTTTGCAATACAAAAAAGAGTGTAAATTATGTTTCCAAACACTTGAAAAATGATTTTAATGTGGACAGCATTCATGGTGACATGACCCAGCAGATGAGGGATAAGGTA
This window harbors:
- a CDS encoding thermonuclease family protein, encoding MNKKTISIILLIIFLVTTVLTLANVFLGDTNTQENQTGTLTINNKTVHYEKAGKCIEVIDGNTIQVYGVGRVQMTQVKIPSQEPEISQAKNFVVEKCLGKTVYLNIDDEKPKDNYDRTLAIVYTDDCDINQELIKNNLANVSYFTPSEFKKGEV
- the cas4 gene encoding CRISPR-associated protein Cas4, producing the protein MEQKNITEYEKEYEIKEHPSIKGLQIIEGKNNFPISWLNQQGYCEYQIYLEYMKGIKTQPTAAMTQGSNIHNQLEEIFKQDATPSTFEDAVEASKESASMSREVFVVAPEYGIRGYIDEIWMKPEEIVIIDDKPGRTPYESTMNQVRAYCLAYKEMTGDDRKIKAALRERGTDNLFWIEVFTPDIEKQIKFTIDRMHGLFEGTKPFIATKNPKKCRSCRFKNDCEHAK
- a CDS encoding radical SAM protein, which translates into the protein MHFVRAKGIFTSDYGINIYRGCTHGCIYCDSRSDVYQMNHKFEDIEVKENAPELLKRELIRRKPFMIGTGAMTDPYIPLEKRLKNVRKCLELIYRYGFGFACLTKSDLVLRDIDLLKKINEKTKVVVQITITTADDDLSRIIEPHVCPTSRRIEVLKKLKENGIPTVVWLCPILPHINDTEENINLILDACIENEVKGVLNLGMGLSLREGNREYFYKKLDEKFPGLKKRYIEEFGDSYFIHSSDNRRLRAILKRRCNEHGILHNQDEIFEYMHRFPEKSVQTTLF
- a CDS encoding DEAD/DEAH box helicase; the protein is MMKFNDLNILPEIKDSLDELGFSKLTPIQKLVIPKALDGIDLIGQAQTGSGKTFAFAVPIIEKIFIPDRSPQAIVLCPTRELSMQVASEIEKLGSKIKKLKVLAVYGGQPIGKQTRVLKKGVHVVVGTPGRVIDHIERGNLDLIGIERVVVDEADEMLEMGFREDIETILARTPRQRQTLLFSATIPAEIKQIAKKYQKDPEFIKVSDSRKNIPKITQYAFKCDIKEKFNGLTRLIEAYDVKMALIFCNTKKSVNYVSKHLKNDFNVDSIHGDMTQQMRDKVMNKFKNGNINILVATDVAARGLDISGVDFVINYDVPQNIDDYIHRIGRTARAGKTGSAFMLVSKDEMSRFKNIRKANPSKIIEKEFPTPEELDSLKTEKILNHAKALIQDGDLDDYVNIIKKEFKYDNLEVAAALLKMMREN